A region of Syngnathoides biaculeatus isolate LvHL_M chromosome 20, ASM1980259v1, whole genome shotgun sequence DNA encodes the following proteins:
- the LOC133493174 gene encoding troponin T, slow skeletal muscle-like isoform X5 has product MSANLGGPPAFWKDMSDTEEILEDQEEYVEQKEEDEEVEEDEKQQHEGESKPRPKTTYVPNIAPPKLPDGEKVDFDDLHRKRVEKDFNDLQGLIELHFSNRQKEEEELVALRNRIERRRSDRAEQQRERAEQERERQARLTEERVRREEEAAKLRAEEEAKKKKIFTNKSFGGYLQKVDQKKGKKLTAREEKKKALLERRQPLNIDHLNKDKLAEKAQDLWEWLHQLHAEKFELGEKLKRQKYDIYVLRNRVSDHQRWSKTSKTSHCAKGKSGSWK; this is encoded by the coding sequence ATGTCAGCCAATCTTGGTGGTCCTCCTGCTTTCTGGAAAGACATGTCGGACACTGAGGAGATCCTGGAGGATCAGGAGGAATATGTGGAACAgaaagaggaggatgaagaggtgGAGGAGGATGAGAAACAGCAACATGAGGGAGAGTCTAAACCGCGACCTAAAACCACATATGTGCCCAACATTGCCCCACCCAAGCTGCCGGATGGAGAGAAGGTGGATTTCGACGACCTCCACCGCAAGCGAGTAGAGAAGGACTTCAACGACTTGCAGGGCCTTATCGAGCTACACTTTTCTAACCggcaaaaggaggaggaggagttggTGGCCCTGCGCAACCGTATTGAACGCCGCCGCTCGGACCGAGCCGAGCAGCAGCGGGAGCGTGCCGAGCAAGAGCGTGAACGCCAAGCCCGGTTAACTGAGGAGAGGGTGCGGCGAGAGGAGGAGGCGGCCAAGCTGCGTGCTGAAGAGGaggccaagaagaagaagatctttACCAATAAGTCCTTTGGAGGCTACCTGCAGAAGGTGGACCAAAAGAAGGGCAAGAAGCTGACGGCGCgcgaagagaagaagaaggcacTGCTGGAACGTCGTCAACCACTAAACATCGACCACCTCAACAAAGACAAGCTGGCTGAGAAGGCTCAAGACCTGTGGGAGTGGCTCCATCAGCTCCACGCCGAGAAGTTCGAGCTAGGTGAGAAGCTCAAGCGGCAGAAGTACGATATTTACGTGCTGCGCAATCGCGTCAGTGACCACCAGCGCTGGTCGAAGACATCCAAGACCTCGCATTGTGCCAAGGGAAAGTCCGGCTCTTGGAAGTGA